Proteins encoded together in one Eubalaena glacialis isolate mEubGla1 chromosome 7, mEubGla1.1.hap2.+ XY, whole genome shotgun sequence window:
- the IER3 gene encoding radiation-inducible immediate-early gene IEX-1, which translates to MCHSRSSLPTMTVLRAPTPVPSTSPGPQRGSGPEIFTFDPLPETAVAPAARPSASRGHRKRSRRVLYPRVVRRQLPVEDPNPAKRLLFLLLTIIFCQILMAEEGVSTPLVPEDTPSAQSPAPTVAPPVLEPLNLTSEPSDYALDLSTFLQQHPAAF; encoded by the exons ATGTGTCACTCTCGAAGCTCCCTCCCCACCATGACCGTCCTGCGGGCTCCGACACCGGTCCCCTCCACCAGCCCGGGACCCCAACGGGGCTCCGGTCCCGAGATCTTCACCTTCGACCCTCTCCCGGAGACTGCGGTGGCCCCCGCTGCGCGCCCCAGCGCCTCCCGCGGGCACCGAAAGCGCAGCCGTAGGGTCCTCTACCCACGAGTG GTCCGGCGTCAGCTGCCAGTCGAGGATCCGAACCCTGCCAAAAGGCTGCTCTTTCTCCTGCTCACCATCATCTTCTGCCAGATCCTGATGGCTGAAGAGGGTGTGTCGACACCCCTGGTCCCGGAGGACACTCCCAGCGCGCAGTCCCCCGCGCCCACCGTTGCGCCCCCGGTCCTCGAGCCCCTTAATCTGACCTCGGAGCCCTCGGACTACGCTTTGGACCTCAGCACTTTTCTCCAGCAACACCCGGCCGCCTTCTAA